From Thalassophryne amazonica chromosome 5, fThaAma1.1, whole genome shotgun sequence:
AGACTGTTTCTGGTACTTCGGTTATACCAGTATTGTCACAGATGATTCGTGAAGATGACGTGTTCATCAGTGACTCTCTTTGTGCCGCAGTGAACACTCCATGATTTTCCCACCAAAGTCTGaaaaatattattaatatgtgacCATTAAAACTTCAGTAAATATTATAAATTAATTCAATTTCAGGTCTTCTAATTTCTTACCTGTCACCCCTGCGGATCTTTTGGAACTGTGTGGCAATCAGGCAGGCAAACAAGGGTCCCACTCTTCCACCCCGGACAAAAGGCTCAGCGATTCCGCCCAACCAAACATCAATGTTATCGGGTGTTCCATAGAGATCCATTAACATCTTGGCCAGTTTAGGATTTTTCATCACACCTGAGAGCTCCTGCAGATTTCGTGGTTGTGACAGACCACAGAACTTACGCCACGCGTTGTAACCTGCACCACAGCAAAGAATGTGAACCTGttgcttgttttttttccaaGAAAATCTGCAAAAACTAAGAATAGAAAAGCAGAATTGCTGAGAACTGAGTAAATCATGGAGATACCAGGCAGTCCATGGTCTCTTCCTCTCTGCATGTTGAGGGATCCAAGATCAAGAGCCAAATGAGCAGTGAACTGAAACAACCGTTCCCTCAGTTCATCATGCATGAGGTGGTCCTGTGTGTTCAGTTTTGCCTGACGACCAATAAGTCCCCTTATGATTGGATCAATACCACCTGAGACAACCAAAAGGAACAATTTAATGATTCAGCAAAATGCCAGCATAGTCAGTGACTATAATTATAGAAGTACTTGCCGTACCTTCTTCAATTACTCTCCATGGGGTAAAGAAAGCTGTATGCAGCAGCGGGCTTGGGTAGTCAGGATGCTCCTTGTACTCCTCATCCAGACGGAATGCAAAAGGCTGAATCATTGTGTGTGCAAACCGGAATGCTGCTGTTGAAAACACGTTGGCGATGCTGGGGTCCACCTTTTCATCATATCCGGGATAGGTGGACAACTGGTTTTTCATGGCATCTGGTCCAACAATGCGAGGCAAAAAGTCTCTGAAAGTGATAATCTgcaagacaaaataaaacaaattctgAGTTAAGTTCACACCATGAGGGTACCAATGAATCTGAGATATCAGCTTCTGACCTACCTGCATGTATGCACCAATGATCTTGCGCGCTTCCTGGTAAAGCCGCTCTCCATTCCAGGAAGGATTGAGCTTCGCCAGGGCGCGTGCCAGACGGTTGTGCTCACGCACAAAGAGTACATGCAAAGAGGTTAACACGATGTTCTCATCGACTCTGTCATCACCTAACACACACAACAGACTATTTGTGTTTAAACTGCCTTTGATCAACAACAAAACATGCTGTTTGTGTTCAGTCAGTGTGCTTTGATTATTTGGTACCACTCACCAGCAAGAAAACAGGGAACCTCTTCAGCATTGCTGTCATTGGTGATTCGACCTTTAGTGGCACACATGTTCACCCCCATCTTCACGAAGGGCAACAACTCGCGGCCGTTGTCACTGACTAGAGGGTTGACTCTCAACAGGCCCAATTCTGAGCTGAGGTCTCGAaggctgttagctttagcttcatCTGAACCATACACCTGACCAGCATCGAGATAAGCTGTGAGAGCATTCATCTGCTGGCGGACAGTGCTGTTTCCAAAGATGTAGCCCGTGTTGCCAGAGCCACAGGCTGGTGCAGAACGGGAAAAGGGCATGCACTTGCTTGAGTTTTGGCCAAAGCGAGGATCTCTTGGTGGAATCTGTTTCAGTGGCAACAAATAGTTATTTTTTGTCTGGATGCTCTTTGTCTTTACTCACGTAGTCTGATATCTGACATAGTGACACTAACCTGAATTGGAAAACAGGGCTCTGAGTTCTCACAGGTCGTTTGACAGTCAATACCGCCATTAAATGAGCGGATGACTGGAGTTTGGGGGGTGAAGGTCAGGTCATGGTCAGTCCATTGCGCAAAGGTTGTTACCATGTGTGTATAAAGTGGGTCACTCTCAATGTCTTCATTGGCCGTCTGTAAAATCCTGTTGGACACTTCTCTCACCTAATATAAAGACCACAGTATTAAATATTTTACTGTAAATTTTAAGGATTTGATCTATCATcattttagcaatttattttcagttggaTCTTTCTCTGAGCATGGAAACCATTCAGGAAACATTCAGTAAAAGTATTATTGTGTGACTTACCAGGGGTAGAATGTGTCCATTGATAGTGCGCTGTGGATCCCATCCTTTGGGCAGAAcaatgttgtcctggtaattagCAGGTAACCAGCGGGCAAAAGGTATGTTGGCAGATCCCCAGCGAGTGTTTTTTCTACAAACAGCAGAAATGCAACTCAGATTTTTCCGAGGTTTAGATGAGGATTTAATCTCTTCATGTTCGCTGAATGGAGCTACACTATATGAGCTACTCATGCATATGGTTTCAGCAACAAATGGTCAGTCAACTATCTTGTCAAGCCTTTTTTTTCAGTGCTGTATCCATCAAATTTGCAGTCTCACATGTTGTTGCAGGCGCTGGTTGGAGTGCGAAAACTGTTAAAACTTGGAACTGTCTGGCAGGAAGGAACTCGATGTCGGGGAGTGCAGCCAGTTAGGTCAGCAATGGTCTGCAAATCCTGCACTGAGATCTGATCTGTTCAAAAGGGACAAAAATAAGAAGAATAAGTAACTCAGGTGTCAATGacgaaaaaagttgattgattgattgattcaaacaAGTTCCTTCAGGGGGGAAAATGAATACACCTGTGGCATCGATAGATCGCTTTTGCTGTCTGTACAGCGATCTCTTTATGATTTTAAGAGTAGCATCCATGTAGTCAGCAGCCCGGACAGCAGTGCGGGTCTGTCCTCGAGGATGTTTCAACAGCCGTAGGATGTCTGCAGAACTTGGAAACCTCCTCCTCACTCGAGAAACAGTCCTTTTGTATAAAAAGTTTGATAAGTACAAAAGCATGAAGGTTCTGATGGTTTACAACATCAAAATCATATTCTGGATCTGCATAGTTTTTGATTAGTGTAAATCCATAaaatgcaccaaattaatctgaatttaacatttaacatttcAATTAAATCTTAATCATAAGAATTAAATGTGAGGCCAGAAATGTGTCATCCTGTGTGCTTTCCTGGTTGCTTTTTGACATCAATTTGAAATATTGTGTTTTGGAAGATACTGCACAGATGTTTAGAAGGGTTGTGTACTCACACTCGTCTGGCATACTCATAATCTGCATCAACTCTCTGCTTGGCTTGTTGTACAGCGCTTTCAATGAAGCTTTGGCTCAGACTCAGTTCTACAGCAAAGAACAGACTTCAGTCAGTGATCTGGTCAGTCATCACATTTAAACataatatatgcacacacacacacacacacacacatatatacagggCATGCGGAAAgtactcacagtgcttcacttttttcacatttttctttttttatgttacagctttattccaaaatggatgaaattccttttATTCCTCTCGCAAAATTAtacccacaataccccataatgacaatgtaaaaaaaaaagcttttgacgtttttgcaaacttattaaaaataaagaaatgacaTGGCAGcatagtgacttagtggttagccctgttgcctcacagcgagaaggtcatgggttcagttctcacctgtggcctttctgtgtggagtttgcatgctctctctgtgtttgtgtgggttctctccaggtgctctgacttcctcccacatccaaagacacacaggtccaggtgtgaatgtgtttgtttgtgtatgtggccctgtggcacactggcatcctgtccagggtgtaccccccccccccccttatgcCCTGTGACAGCTGGGATAagatccagccccccgtgacctttaattgtactaagcggttgaagatgagtgtgagcaatctcatgtacatatgtattcacagtctttgccatgtagCTCAAtactgaactcaggtgcatcctgtttccactgatcatccttgagatgtttctacagtttaattggagtccacctgggggtaaattcagttgtttggacatgatttggaaagacacacacctgtctacatataacgtcccacagttgacagtgcatgtcagagcacaagccaagcacAACCAAGGACTCTACCTAGAGCTggtcacccgtctaaactgagcgatcaagggaaaagggccttagtcagggaggtgatcaagaactacatggtctctctgtcagagctccagcatagctctgtggagagaggagaaccttccagaaggaaaaattctatggtctgatgagacaaagattgaactctttggcatgtttGAGTATTGAGTGACAGGCGTCACTTGTGTATATGTGaattttattttaatacatttgcaaaaaattcaaacatgtttttttcatgttgtctctatggagtgttgtgagtagaattttaagggggaaaaatgatttacaccattttggaataaaattgtaatatagcaaaatgtggaaaaagggaagtactgtgaatacttttcagatgtatatactcaacaaaaatataaacgcaacacttttggttttgctcccattttgcatgagattaactcaaagatctaaaagtttttccacatacacaatatcaccatttccctcaaatattgttcacaaaccagtctaaatctgtgatagtcagcacttctcctttgttgagataatccatcccacctcacaggtgtgccatatcaagatgctgattacaccatgattagtgcacaggtgtgccttagactgcccacaataaaaggccactctgaaaggtgcagttttgttttactggggggggggaaaccagtcagtatctggtgtgaccaccatttgcctcatgcagtgcaacacatctccttcgcatcatccgtgaagaggacacctctccaacgtgccaaacggcagcgaatgtgagcatttgcccactcaaatcggttacaatgacgaactggagtcaggtcgagacccagatgaggacgacgagcatgcagatgagcttccctgagacagtttctgacagtttgtgcagaaattctttggttatgcaaaccgattgttccagcagctgtccgagtggctggtctcagacgatcttggaggtgaacatgctggatgtggaggtcctgggctggtgtggttacacgtggtctgcggttgtgaggctggttggatgtactgccaaattctctgaaacgcctttggagacggcttatggtagagaaatgaacattcaatacacgagcaacagctctggttgacattcctgctgtcagcatgccaattgcacgctccctcaaatcttgcgacatctgtggcattgtgctgcgtgataaaactgcacctttcagagtggccttttattgtgggcagtctaaggcacacctgtgcactaatcatggtgtctaatcagcatcttgatatggcacacctgtgaggtgggatggattatctcagc
This genomic window contains:
- the LOC117510567 gene encoding eosinophil peroxidase-like, with translation MKWFFCLFGVGLYLHMQSLVNGELSLSQSFIESAVQQAKQRVDADYEYARRVTVSRVRRRFPSSADILRLLKHPRGQTRTAVRAADYMDATLKIIKRSLYRQQKRSIDATDQISVQDLQTIADLTGCTPRHRVPSCQTVPSFNSFRTPTSACNNIKNTRWGSANIPFARWLPANYQDNIVLPKGWDPQRTINGHILPLVREVSNRILQTANEDIESDPLYTHMVTTFAQWTDHDLTFTPQTPVIRSFNGGIDCQTTCENSEPCFPIQIPPRDPRFGQNSSKCMPFSRSAPACGSGNTGYIFGNSTVRQQMNALTAYLDAGQVYGSDEAKANSLRDLSSELGLLRVNPLVSDNGRELLPFVKMGVNMCATKGRITNDSNAEEVPCFLAGDDRVDENIVLTSLHVLFVREHNRLARALAKLNPSWNGERLYQEARKIIGAYMQIITFRDFLPRIVGPDAMKNQLSTYPGYDEKVDPSIANVFSTAAFRFAHTMIQPFAFRLDEEYKEHPDYPSPLLHTAFFTPWRVIEEGGIDPIIRGLIGRQAKLNTQDHLMHDELRERLFQFTAHLALDLGSLNMQRGRDHGLPGYNAWRKFCGLSQPRNLQELSGVMKNPKLAKMLMDLYGTPDNIDVWLGGIAEPFVRGGRVGPLFACLIATQFQKIRRGDRLWWENHGVFTAAQRESLMNTSSSRIICDNTGITEVPETVFQYRPRGRGYTRCEDIPAFDLSPWKEVYENGDGQHGGQGPQGPQGPIGPPGPRGPPGPPGDSVKEAFAVRLGMNYPTAGLPIPFHEVIYNGQNSYDTTTGIFTSSHSGVYQFDFHCTIYQNNGNVDLMHNGKIIVHAFTTRVSGYIIASGTTLIELNEGDKVWLVANQGGTGQIRDSYFSGHYLFSTDDTY